From Triticum aestivum cultivar Chinese Spring chromosome 4A, IWGSC CS RefSeq v2.1, whole genome shotgun sequence, a single genomic window includes:
- the LOC123084254 gene encoding uncharacterized protein At3g49055, whose protein sequence is MCQGTKSQAVEQPTTLQGFLLTVSYVLLPYQKKLSLLFSCTKYLQIPAMDHQTKFAVQKIVVSLQSADEILDRASEEKAEMISCRSNLDPKDGLEFLELEAHNIHDLAKEVEIRLSEHREKERKERCRMESMISSLKKENQDIRSMLEVAVTEKEAAENSLRVLKDDVDQRRSSILQIAEKGLQKVGFGFIMEVISGETEGDEMSSSSASAASNGSESKQEVDSLASIVGKTLKNLHHEINDLRQALDESRSDCDHLQLLAAQQAQKIVKHESHIQDLREREILLLQSV, encoded by the exons ATGTGCCAAGGAACAAAATCACAGGCAGTGGAGCAGCCAACTACCCTTCAAGGTTTCCTTTTGACTGTCAGCTATGTCCTGCTTCCCTACCAGAAAAAGCTTTCCCTTCTCTTCTCTTGCACCAAGTATCTGCAGATACCAGCCATGGATCACCAAACTAAGTTTGCCGTGCAGAAGATTGTTGTGTCGCTCCAGTCGGCGGATGAGATCTTGGACAGAGCTTCTGAAGAGAAAGCAGAAATGATTTCTTGCCGATCGAATCTTGATCCCAAGGATGGGCTGGAATTCCTGGAATTGGAGGCTCATAACATTCATgatctggccaaggaggtggagatCAGGCTCTCGGAGCAcagggagaaggaaaggaaggagaGATGCAGGATGGAgagtatgatatcaagcttaaagAAGGAGAACCAGGATATTAGGAGCATGTTGGAGGTTGCTGTGACCGAGAAGGAGGCGGCGGAGAATAGCCTTCGTGTGTTGAAGGACGACGTCGATCAGAGAAGAAGTTCAATATTGCAGATTGCTGAGAAGGGGTTGCAGAAGGTTGGCtttggcttcatcatggaggtgatAAGTGGAGAAACAGAAGGAGATGAGATGAGTAGCTCCAGTGCCAGTGCAGCATCTAATGGAAGCGAAAGTAAACAGGAGGTTGACAGTCTG GCTTCAATAGTTGGTAAGACACTGAAAAACCTGCATCATGAGATCAATGACCTCAGACAGGCCTTAGACGAGTCCAG GTCAGACTGCGATCATTTGCAACTCCTTGCTGCTCAACAGGCTCAGAAGATAGTCAAACACGAGTCGCACATACAGGATCTGAGAGAACGGGAAATTCTCCTACTTCAAAGTGTATAA
- the LOC123083060 gene encoding uncharacterized protein has product MAAEPRSEKKNPPPEKKAPLPKVVTLNKALILAQTWVDKMSALEPDELNDKDFEGRPSGLGLGARVAPNVKRAAPTDPVERRLLGKVNAHKRKSAEEEKINTQEVNEASNDDSGEPQGRTSACSKKRELPSVTSMPLGKKTK; this is encoded by the exons ATGGCAGCGGAGCCGCGGTCGGAGAAGAAGAATccgccgccggagaagaaggccccgCTCCCGAAGGTGGTCACGCTCAACAAGGCCCTCATTTTG GCCCAGACATGGGTGGACAAAATGAGCGCGCTGGAGCCAGATGAGCTGAATGATAAGGATTTTGAGGGTCGCCCGTCAGG GCTTGGCCTTGGTGCTAGAGTGGCGCCAAACGTGAAGCGGGCAGCTCCCACTGATCCGGTGGAGAGGAGGTTGCTCGGAAAGGTGAATGCACATAAGAGGAAGTCAGCGGAGGAGGAGAAAATAAACACTCAGGAGGTGAATGAGGCGAGCAATGATGATAGCGGTGAGCCTCAAGGTAGAACCAGTGCTTGTAGCAAGAAGAGGGAATTGCCTTCAGTTACTTCAATGCCATTAGGCAAGAAGACCAAGTGA
- the LOC123083062 gene encoding GDSL esterase/lipase APG: MSSSRSSSPAMQQMLALMALFLLLSGGVHAQVVPAVISFGDSTIDVGNNNYLPGAVFKANYAPYGENFRRHRATGRFSDGKIVTDITAETLGFEGYAPPYLSPLASGKNLLTGANFGSAASSYSDDTAAMYDAITLSQQLKYYKEYRSKLAAVAGRRQARTILAEALYVVSTGTGDFIQNYYHNASLSARYDVDRYCDLLVGIFSGFADELYRLGARRIGVTTMPPLGCLPATIRLYGKGRSRTGCLPRLNRDAETFNRKLNATVGALVRRRAGLKVAVFDVYTPLRDLSERPAAQGFAEARRTCCRTGNAGTRVYLCDPVTAAGMCRNASSYVYFDGVHPSEAANLVIAESLVSAGIDLLT; encoded by the exons ATGTCGTCGTCCAGGAGCAGCTCACCGGCGATGCAACAGATGCTTGCGCTGATGGCACTGTTTCTTCTCCTCTCCGGCGGCGTCCATGCGCAGGTGGTGCCAGCGGTGATCTCGTTCGGCGACTCGACCATCGACGTCGGCAACAACAACTACCTCCCCGGCGCCGTCTTCAAGGCCAACTACGCGCCCTACGGGGAGAACTTCCGGCGCCACAGGGCCACCGGCAGGTTCTCCGACGGCAAGATCGTCACCGACATCACCG CTGAAACACTCGGCTTCGAGGGCTACGCGCCGCCGTACCTCAGCCCACTGGCGTCGGGGAAGAACCTCCTCACCGGCGCCAACTTTGGCTCCGCCGCGTCCAGCTACTCCGACGACACGGCGGCCATGTAT GATGCAATCACGTTGTCGCAGCAGCTCAAGTACTACAAGGAGTACAGGTCGAAGCTGGCGGCGGTGGCCGGGCGGCGGCAGGCGCGCACCATCCTCGCCGAGGCGCTGTACGTCGTCAGCACCGGCACCGGCGACTTCATCCAGAACTACTACCACAACGCCTCCCTGTCCGCCCGCTACGACGTCGACCGCTACTGCGACCTCCTCGTCGGCATCTTCTCCGGCTTCGCCGAC GAGCTGTACAGGCTGGGGGCGCGGCGGATCGGCGTGACGACCATGCCGCCGCTGGGGTGCCTGCCGGCGACGATCAGGCTGTATGGCAAGGGCCGGAGCCGCACCGGGTGCCTGCCGAGGCTCAACCGGGACGCCGAGACCTTCAACCGGAAGCTGAACGCCACCGTGGGGGCGCTGGTGAGGCGGCGCGCGGGCCTCAAGGTGGCCGTCTTCGACGTCTACACGCCGCTCCGGGACCTCTCCGAGCGGCCCGCGGCGCAGGGCTTCGCGGAGGCGAGGAGGACGTGCTGCCGGACGGGGAACGCCGGGACGAGGGTGTACCTCTGCGACCCGGTGACGGCGGCCGGGATGTGCCGGAATGCCAGCAGCTACGTCTACTTCGACGGCGTGCACCCGTCGGAGGCGGCCAACCTGGTCATCGCCGAGTCCCTGGTGTCAGCGGGCATCGACTTGCTCACCTAG